The Bacteroides acidifaciens genome includes a region encoding these proteins:
- a CDS encoding phosphoadenosine phosphosulfate reductase family protein, whose amino-acid sequence MKYYASVSFGKDSLAMLFMLIDKGYQLDEVVFYDTGMEFQAIYNTRDAVLPILKKLGIKYTELHPEQPFLWTMFERPVKKRGTNIIHKKGYSWCGGTCRWGTSEKLRALKTHTKDGIDYVGIAADETHRFEKEKRPNRVLPLRDWGITEADALQYCYTKGFVWHEDGVRLYELLDRVSCWCCGNKNLKELKNMYLYLPWYWKKLKELQLNTDRPYRRNSGENIFDLEERFKREMQQKGLL is encoded by the coding sequence ATGAAATATTATGCTTCAGTCAGCTTTGGAAAGGATTCCTTGGCAATGCTTTTCATGCTAATAGATAAAGGATATCAGTTGGATGAAGTCGTTTTCTATGATACAGGTATGGAATTTCAGGCAATCTATAACACTCGTGATGCTGTTCTTCCAATTCTTAAAAAACTTGGCATTAAATATACAGAACTACATCCGGAGCAACCTTTTCTTTGGACAATGTTTGAAAGGCCGGTTAAGAAAAGAGGGACCAATATTATCCATAAAAAAGGATATAGTTGGTGTGGGGGAACATGTCGGTGGGGAACGAGTGAAAAACTTCGTGCATTGAAAACTCACACAAAAGACGGAATTGATTATGTCGGTATTGCTGCCGATGAGACCCATCGCTTTGAAAAGGAAAAACGACCCAATCGGGTTTTACCACTTCGTGATTGGGGCATTACTGAAGCAGATGCACTCCAGTATTGTTACACAAAAGGCTTTGTTTGGCATGAGGATGGAGTAAGGCTATATGAGCTACTTGATCGTGTGAGCTGCTGGTGTTGTGGAAATAAGAACTTGAAGGAGTTGAAGAATATGTATTTGTATCTTCCATGGTATTGGAAAAAGTTGAAAGAACTTCAGTTAAATACTGATAGACCTTATCGGCGTAATAGTGGAGAAAACATTTTTGATTTAGAGGAAAGATTTAAACGTGAAATGCAACAAAAAGGGTTATTATGA